A region of Lycium barbarum isolate Lr01 chromosome 1, ASM1917538v2, whole genome shotgun sequence DNA encodes the following proteins:
- the LOC132631037 gene encoding putative F-box protein At1g47790, whose translation MTRHMHTQVTKKMNKITIKREIPSDISKRKKMKKITRCSSVNAKEIHADIAFEVLTRLPIKTLDRFKCVSTSWSSMIRQPEFMKAHRPCGGILIHLLPDYSRLKGLYYASLNGKNKVFVHRVRLPYFGYKDITPVINGLACLYTGHQVSLFNISTLELMELPSSSLRGEGLSVWYALGFDTVDNLYKLLKVSSTVANRLVYEILTLETSSRSAWRWREIAQEGLPWFSTVTDQSYFVNGIIY comes from the coding sequence ATGACAAGGCATATGCATACGCAAGTCACAAAGAAGATGAATAAAATTACTATCAAGAGAGAAATCCCTTCTGACATCTCGAAaaggaagaagatgaagaagattACTAGGTGCAGTTCAGTAAACGCTAAAGAAATTCATGCTGATATTGCGTTCGAAGTGCTAACTCGGCTACCCATCAAGACCTTGGACAGATTTAAGTGTGTATCGACATCTTGGTCTTCAATGATCCGTCAACCTGAATTCATGAAAGCTCATAGGCCTTGCGGTGGTATACTCATCCATCTTTTGCCTGACTATTCTCGCTTGAAGGGTCTCTATTACGCGTCCCTAAATGGGAAGAATAAAGTGTTCGTTCATCGagtgcgtttgccttattttggTTATAAGGATATTACTCCCGTTATAAATGGCCTTGCTTGCCTTTACACGGGTCATCAAGTTTCACTTTTTAATATATCTACTCTTGAACTTATGGAGCTTCCCTCCTCAAGTTTGCGCGGTGAAGGGCTTAGTGTTTGGTATGCTCTCGGTTTTGATACCGTGGATAATTTGTACAAATTGCTTAAAGTGAGTAGTACAGTTGCCAATCGACTAGTCTACGAGATCCTCACTCTTGAGACAAGTTCACGATCGGCATGGAGATGGAGAGAGATCGCTCAGGAAGGTTTGCCTTGGTTTTCCACTGTTACTGATCAAAGTTACTTTGTGAATGGTATAATCTATTGA